Proteins encoded in a region of the Halosimplex halophilum genome:
- a CDS encoding DUF5789 family protein has protein sequence MRITETRQLFTESCEYPTDAATVADRVGDVEIEAPTGDTTTVETVLARSNVRTYESADDAYTALMGNLDDSFIGLKYYDDRGDNQPHPHRNWH, from the coding sequence ATGCGGATCACAGAGACGCGCCAGCTGTTCACGGAATCGTGCGAGTACCCGACTGACGCGGCGACGGTCGCCGACCGGGTCGGCGACGTGGAGATCGAGGCGCCGACCGGCGACACGACGACCGTCGAGACGGTGCTCGCGCGGTCGAACGTCCGAACCTACGAGTCGGCCGACGACGCGTACACGGCGCTGATGGGCAACCTCGACGACTCGTTCATCGGGCTGAAGTACTACGACGACCGCGGCGACAACCAGCCCCACCCCCACCGCAACTGGCACTGA